In Methanolacinia paynteri, the DNA window TATATATCGAGTACGTTGACGGAGCTTCATATGGTTCCCCGTATCCAATTCTGACTGCAGCTACAATGCTTGGTGTTGATGAAGCAGAAGCCAAGGTTGAAGAGTTCAATTCCGCAAACACAGGTACTGGTAAGGAAGCGGCAATATTAAGTTGGAATATGCTTATTCCTGACGGAAAGGTGCCTGCACTTCAGCACTACCGCCTTATCCATGAATCCCCGACAAACATTTTTGGGGCAGACAACCAGGATCTTAAGTATGTCAAGGTATTCGAATATGTCCCGGGAGCTGTAATATACGGTGAAGGAACGATTAAAGTCGATCTTGAGACAGGCACAGGCAGGCAGTTTTCGTATATGCAGGAGAGTGTCGACGGTCAGTTTATAGTTCCGTATTCGACCACCAGCGCAAACGGAGACGTGGTGCCTCTTGGCGATTACACGATAGTCGAGACAGGTGAGACCTTCAGCGTATCCGAAGATGCCGTGATAAACGGTCTCACAATCAACTAAAATCTTTTTTTTTTCGAATTTCTAATTTTAGATCCGGGTGTTTCAATAAAGGTCGATATTCTTAAGCCGGCAACCTTTCCGGGTAGTCTCGGCCGGGAATACAGAAAGTTAAGAATTGATGATCGACGGGCAGGGTTAAAGGTAAGTGGAATATTCCACTTTCTTTCTCATAATCCCGGCAATATAATTAAAAAAGGGAAAAAAATTGGTTAATCAGTGTCTTCTTCTTACTCTCGTCTTGTCCATATATGAGACTTCAAGGCCTGGAATGACGACCCTTACGACAGGAACGGGGGTCTTTGAGAGATCGCACACGCAGACTCTTTCTGCATGCCCTTGCAGCTCTTCAAGGGTGACTTTGAGATCTTCGTCTATATATTCAGTGCTCTTGTCCGGAATCTCCGAGAGTTTTATGCTCTCGGCCTCATCGGTAAACCACATCCTGTTTATTCTCTTGAGCCTCTCGTAGCCTGCCTTTTCTATGAGCATCCGGCGTTTCGGGTCCTCCCTTCCTCCTTTAAGCGAGCTTCCCCTGCTCTGTGCAACCTCAGTTAGTGCCCTCAGGACGGCGATCTCCGGGTTTAGATGAGTACCCGATCCCATTACAAGGAGAGACGGGTCTTTCGTAAGGGTGTCGTCCCCTCCTGCCGCAACTGTTGGGACGCCGGTCTTTGCATCGATCAGCCACAGGTGGATCTTAACCCCGTTGTCTTCGAATATATCAAGTAGCTCCTTTGCAGGGCCTTCCTTGTCTACAATAATCTTTTTGCCCATCGATCTTGCATTCTCCGCATCGCTCAGGGCATCCCTTTCAATGACCTCGAAGATCGCATGGAGGATTGCCTCCTCGATAATGTTTCCGCTCGCAAGGCCGTTCGTATCGCTCCTGAACAGCTGCTGTGCCATGCCTACCGGATCATACGGGTGGAATACCGCATTGCTGGGGACGTAAATCTCCTCTTCGTTCATCATATCCCATGATGGAGTCCAGTGCAGCTTTTCACCGCTCTCAAGCGGACGGGGGAGTATGAGGTCGGCCGGGTCGACGGCAGTTGCAGGCCCCATGCCATCGAAGCTTTCATGGATCATGCTCTCTCCCCTGTACTCTGCGCTGTACCTCTCGATCGCCTCCATCATGGCCGAAACTTCGGCATGGACGGGACGCGTCCCTTTGCCTGCATGCATCCTTGTCGCGCCCGGTTTGGCTCCCGGCCTCGATGCAGAGTATACGGGGATGCCGAGCCTGTCGAGTCCTGTTATATCTTCAACCTCGACAACACCGATCTTGGGCATAAGCGGTTTAATCTTTTCAAGTGTTTTTTCCGGGGCCGTAACTCTGTGCGTTCCGTCGAAGTACTCCTTCTTTATCCTGTTTATCCTGATGGGGTCGATATGGGTGAACATCTCTATGTGATGTTTGGAAAACTAACTTTATATTTTAGATGCACTTAACAGACTGTTAATGGAAAATGCAACTATAGCTCCCGGTTCATTAGTGAGATATCCGCGGACCGGAACTTCAGGCAAGGCAACAGGTTCGAAGATCATCGACGGAAGAGAGTTCGTACTTATCGATTCGACAGGTATGTATTACCGGGCGGATCAGCTCATTATCGTAGATTCGGTGACGGAGAAGCGGGAGAGAGGAGAAGAAAAAGGAATAGAACGCTTTAAAGCGGAAAAAAAGCTGAGCAGCGAAGACATCCGGGATGCTTTCGACGATGTAACCGGTGTCGGAGCGGGATAAAAAAATTATTCTTCTATAGGGATTGTGGTCAGTTTTACCGAATCCACTCCCTTCTGGGCCATGAGGCTCTCTGCAATCTTTTTGATCTTTCCGGCATCTCCCCTGACAAGTATTATTTCAAGGCACTTGTCATGTGTAACATGTGCATGAAGTGATGACTGGATAATATCCAGGTGTTCGTGCTGGATCTCGGTCAGCACCTGCAGGAGTCCTCTCTGTTCATGGTCATAGACCATCGTTATTACACCCTGTCTCTCACCCTCAACATCGGACATCCACTGGTAGTATGTGATATAACTCCTGATTGCGTCCCTGATTCCTTCGGATCTTG includes these proteins:
- a CDS encoding DUF2098 domain-containing protein, whose protein sequence is MENATIAPGSLVRYPRTGTSGKATGSKIIDGREFVLIDSTGMYYRADQLIIVDSVTEKRERGEEKGIERFKAEKKLSSEDIRDAFDDVTGVGAG
- a CDS encoding YcaO-related McrA-glycine thioamidation protein, with amino-acid sequence MFTHIDPIRINRIKKEYFDGTHRVTAPEKTLEKIKPLMPKIGVVEVEDITGLDRLGIPVYSASRPGAKPGATRMHAGKGTRPVHAEVSAMMEAIERYSAEYRGESMIHESFDGMGPATAVDPADLILPRPLESGEKLHWTPSWDMMNEEEIYVPSNAVFHPYDPVGMAQQLFRSDTNGLASGNIIEEAILHAIFEVIERDALSDAENARSMGKKIIVDKEGPAKELLDIFEDNGVKIHLWLIDAKTGVPTVAAGGDDTLTKDPSLLVMGSGTHLNPEIAVLRALTEVAQSRGSSLKGGREDPKRRMLIEKAGYERLKRINRMWFTDEAESIKLSEIPDKSTEYIDEDLKVTLEELQGHAERVCVCDLSKTPVPVVRVVIPGLEVSYMDKTRVRRRH
- the nikR gene encoding nickel-responsive transcriptional regulator NikR; amino-acid sequence: MTHESDLSRIGISLPKNLLDKFDTILEYRGYSSRSEGIRDAIRSYITYYQWMSDVEGERQGVITMVYDHEQRGLLQVLTEIQHEHLDIIQSSLHAHVTHDKCLEIILVRGDAGKIKKIAESLMAQKGVDSVKLTTIPIEE